In Candidatus Zixiibacteriota bacterium, a single genomic region encodes these proteins:
- a CDS encoding DUF1858 domain-containing protein codes for MIKASDTVEELLENYPGINRLLMKKGIFCLQCGEPVWATLGELAKEKGLDEDKITAELNEHYKDSSE; via the coding sequence ATGATTAAAGCTTCAGATACGGTGGAAGAGTTATTGGAAAACTATCCCGGCATAAATCGTTTGCTGATGAAAAAAGGCATCTTTTGTCTTCAGTGCGGTGAACCGGTATGGGCAACATTAGGTGAATTGGCAAAAGAAAAAGGGCTGGATGAAGATAAAATTACTGCCGAGCTTAATGAGCATTACAAAGATTCGAGTGAGTAA
- a CDS encoding HD domain-containing protein translates to MNNPEFIVVNLDLLRVDTILGVDLYLKGPRGYILYRSRHVPFNDKVRRNLLGHGVKDMYILIEDSSKFTRYLENNLSNILDDKEIAIEVKRQLVYETSLDIARELIHKPDSIETMKRTTKIVENMVDLHLKDDGGFKKLVELMPRDYRIFSHSVNVSTYSVALGKSLGMFNKNELYELGLGAFLHDIGKSKIPQRILKKPGHLTPDEFERIKEHVQLGVDIASRIPVLPKNAILPILMHHERIIGTGYPGGKIKDDIPLTGLITGVADAFDAMTTNRVYQKAMSSYGALQELLEKKQGFDKQIVLEMIKLLGPEIKSNKYQQPIKIITAR, encoded by the coding sequence ATGAATAATCCTGAATTCATAGTTGTGAATCTGGATTTATTAAGGGTTGATACAATCCTTGGCGTAGATTTGTATTTAAAAGGCCCTCGCGGTTATATTTTGTATCGAAGTCGTCATGTGCCTTTTAATGATAAAGTGCGCCGCAACCTATTAGGGCATGGCGTTAAGGATATGTATATCCTTATTGAGGATTCCAGTAAATTTACCCGATACCTTGAAAATAACTTATCGAATATTTTAGATGACAAAGAGATTGCCATTGAAGTCAAACGCCAATTAGTATACGAAACCAGCCTGGATATCGCCCGCGAATTGATACATAAACCTGATTCTATCGAGACCATGAAACGCACCACCAAGATAGTTGAAAATATGGTTGATTTGCACTTGAAAGACGATGGAGGGTTTAAAAAACTCGTAGAGCTTATGCCGCGTGATTATAGGATTTTTTCTCACAGCGTTAATGTCTCCACTTATAGTGTAGCCCTTGGCAAATCACTTGGTATGTTCAATAAAAATGAATTATATGAACTTGGCCTTGGAGCGTTTCTTCACGATATTGGCAAAAGTAAAATTCCCCAACGGATTTTGAAAAAACCTGGTCATCTCACACCTGACGAATTTGAAAGAATTAAAGAACACGTACAATTAGGCGTTGATATTGCAAGCAGAATACCGGTTCTTCCCAAAAATGCCATACTTCCCATTTTAATGCATCATGAAAGAATTATAGGAACTGGCTATCCTGGCGGCAAAATAAAGGATGATATACCCTTAACCGGCCTGATAACGGGCGTTGCCGATGCTTTTGATGCAATGACTACTAACCGTGTATATCAAAAAGCTATGTCATCTTACGGGGCGCTTCAGGAACTTCTCGAGAAAAAACAAGGCTTTGATAAGCAGATTGTTCTTGAAATGATTAAATTGTTAGGCCCTGAAATAAAAAGCAATAAATATCAACAGCCTATAAAAATTATTACTGCACGATAA